A genomic region of Methanosarcina thermophila TM-1 contains the following coding sequences:
- the mtnP gene encoding S-methyl-5'-thioadenosine phosphorylase yields the protein MEKAAENVEIAVFGGVGFNSYREFESQPVHTPYGEVTAYFTTIRRKRVAIIPRHAGENHIPPHRINYRANIWAVHAIGAKRIISTNSVGSMRGHPVGSFVVLDDFIDFTRNRPSTFYDDRTVHVDLSEPYCPEIRTALRCALEKKGLSYTEGIYACTEGPRFETRAEIRMMSQFADVVGMTGVPEVVLAKELSLCYASLAIVTNQACGLTTQKLTADEVTEVVGKAQDSIFEIISDTIENLKETRSCMCRFATEGACL from the coding sequence ATGGAAAAAGCAGCTGAAAATGTAGAGATTGCAGTGTTCGGTGGTGTTGGTTTCAATTCATACAGGGAATTTGAAAGCCAGCCAGTACACACTCCATATGGAGAAGTTACCGCTTATTTTACTACCATAAGAAGAAAAAGAGTTGCAATAATTCCGAGGCATGCAGGAGAAAACCATATTCCTCCACATAGAATTAACTACAGGGCAAATATCTGGGCAGTACATGCCATAGGGGCAAAGCGTATAATCTCTACAAATTCCGTAGGGTCAATGCGAGGACATCCTGTGGGCAGTTTTGTAGTGCTTGATGATTTCATAGATTTTACCCGGAACAGACCCTCTACCTTCTATGATGATAGGACTGTACATGTCGATCTCTCTGAGCCCTACTGCCCGGAAATCAGGACTGCTCTCAGGTGTGCCCTGGAAAAAAAAGGGCTTTCCTATACTGAAGGAATTTATGCCTGCACGGAAGGTCCGCGTTTTGAGACCCGAGCCGAAATCCGAATGATGAGCCAGTTTGCTGATGTTGTGGGCATGACGGGTGTGCCTGAGGTAGTCCTTGCAAAAGAACTCAGCCTCTGTTATGCTTCTCTCGCCATTGTCACAAACCAGGCATGTGGGTTGACCACACAGAAACTAACCGCGGATGAAGTCACTGAAGTTGTGGGAAAAGCCCAGGATTCGATCTTTGAAATAATTTCTGACACCATAGAAAATCTCAAAGAAACCCGAAGCTGTATGTGCAGATTTGCAACAGAAGGAGCATGCTTGTAA
- a CDS encoding DUF373 family protein encodes MQTLVICIDRDNDLGEKAKLETPIVGREANIQAAAALGIADPEDSDTNTIFGGIRILDELRAKGIDAEIVSFAGDKNVGVISDQKIAEQLETFLNTHDVQRAIFVSDGAEDETLVPIVQSRIKIDSVKRIVVMQSENLESTYYILKHAFSDPKISQTFFVPLGLAFLIYAIFLLAQYPEGAVVGIFAAVGLYMLYRGFGLDDLVALEKERLWDAFLEQKMVFISYTAALLTILVATAYGAMEVWELYSAEGVWYHGTLTLVSVFINASVWWYAGALLLANLGKIFDLRMEEKPIYKNISISLFIIATGLLFWGASTYILAAASLSEGITNNATLALQYFVYSVIVAILIALVGIKYSVSNQASENGNPERGRRKKKLA; translated from the coding sequence ATGCAGACCTTAGTTATATGCATAGACAGAGATAACGATCTGGGCGAAAAAGCAAAGCTCGAAACCCCGATAGTAGGACGGGAAGCAAATATTCAAGCTGCCGCCGCACTTGGGATCGCAGATCCGGAGGATTCTGATACCAATACAATTTTCGGCGGGATCAGGATTCTTGATGAATTGCGGGCAAAAGGAATCGATGCAGAGATAGTCTCTTTTGCAGGAGACAAAAACGTTGGAGTAATCTCAGACCAGAAAATTGCAGAACAGCTCGAAACCTTTCTCAATACGCATGATGTGCAGAGAGCGATTTTTGTATCAGACGGTGCAGAGGACGAGACGCTTGTGCCTATTGTCCAATCCCGTATAAAAATTGACTCCGTAAAAAGAATCGTTGTAATGCAAAGTGAAAATCTGGAAAGTACCTATTATATTTTGAAACATGCATTCAGCGACCCAAAGATTTCCCAGACCTTCTTTGTACCTTTAGGGCTTGCTTTTCTTATTTATGCAATATTTCTGCTTGCCCAGTATCCAGAAGGTGCAGTTGTGGGAATTTTTGCAGCTGTAGGGCTTTACATGCTGTACAGGGGCTTTGGGCTGGATGATCTTGTCGCCCTTGAGAAAGAAAGGCTCTGGGACGCTTTTCTGGAACAGAAGATGGTTTTCATAAGCTATACGGCTGCCCTGCTTACAATTCTTGTAGCAACTGCATACGGAGCCATGGAGGTATGGGAACTTTATTCGGCAGAAGGGGTGTGGTACCACGGAACCCTTACGCTTGTCTCGGTATTCATAAATGCCTCAGTCTGGTGGTATGCAGGAGCCCTGCTGCTTGCTAATCTTGGAAAAATTTTCGATCTAAGGATGGAGGAAAAGCCAATTTATAAAAATATCTCCATCTCTCTCTTTATAATCGCAACCGGACTGCTCTTCTGGGGTGCAAGCACGTATATTTTAGCGGCAGCCTCCCTCTCGGAAGGCATTACTAATAATGCAACTCTTGCCCTCCAGTATTTTGTATATTCAGTCATAGTTGCAATTCTTATTGCTCTTGTAGGTATAAAGTACAGCGTATCCAACCAGGCTTCCGAAAATGGAAACCCAGAAAGGGGTAGAAGAAAGAAAAAGCTCGCCTGA
- a CDS encoding DUF5814 domain-containing protein produces MILWVLGYAEKSKIRVMAIKDRLKQPIYTAELYIKDSHKGPRPHKIRLLTGKKEEFIPHQQFIELLRSANRIMLAEGGDPANETAFMEMLKGFQLSADRVKICKHCLINKRFNFVNSKSIKYHDELICLDCAKEELLRAVRSAGVQYGEKSIDFLEQVLVKTRDLDRTIRMLTPDRLDPEFTRYDTIWTNPASATVRIKNLPLQKKFKDMLLERSETLLPVQALSIEAGLLEGKNQFVVSATATGKTLIGEMAGIQNLLDKKGKMLYLVPLVALANQKYDQFRERYSKLGLTTSIKIGANLIKTSQRVKMHTSPSADIIVGTYEGIDHMLRSGNADYLGKIGTVIVDEVHTLEDQERGHRLDGLIGRLRYVAPEAQFIYLSATVANPEGYAKKLGARLVRYEHRPVPIDRHLLFCQENEKAKLISQLAKEEYSMLSSKKHRGQTIVFTNSRRNCHKLAAALSIQAAPYHAGLSQYERKKIETRFAKGELPVVVTTAALAAGVDFPASQVIFESLAMGVDWISVQDFLQMSGRAGRPDYHDRGIVVLMPVPGKSYSGSQSDTEEEVAIKLLQGEMLSAGVQYGEAEQLEEVLASVAVTSSVQDLRKIHNMMFGNYDLERLIQRLQNYRFLERKGNRITLTRFGKIVATHFLSVSKAFLIRDAVLEENKPLQIVTNLEFFDAAYFKYANQIGSSLHVNMPSRVFQGATLDIIFDGESLSQLDVKIRELMLSFASDFLTCACKDSPYCGCAEQKFSEKIIKLRTEALEPEQIVKRLEEKYGISAYQGDVFGYLDNAVRNLDAVELIAKVHSKKGVAEEAKKLKKKVQG; encoded by the coding sequence ATGATACTCTGGGTCTTAGGCTACGCTGAAAAATCGAAGATAAGAGTTATGGCTATAAAGGATCGGCTGAAACAGCCGATTTATACGGCGGAACTCTATATAAAGGATAGTCACAAAGGACCACGTCCCCACAAAATAAGGCTTCTTACCGGTAAAAAAGAAGAATTCATTCCTCACCAGCAGTTTATAGAGCTCTTACGCAGTGCAAACCGGATAATGCTTGCAGAAGGAGGAGACCCCGCAAATGAGACTGCGTTTATGGAGATGCTCAAAGGTTTTCAACTCAGTGCAGATAGAGTTAAAATCTGCAAACACTGCCTGATAAACAAACGTTTCAACTTTGTAAATAGTAAATCCATAAAATACCACGATGAACTCATCTGCCTGGACTGTGCAAAAGAAGAACTTTTGCGTGCAGTCCGTTCGGCTGGTGTGCAGTATGGGGAGAAATCCATAGATTTCCTTGAGCAGGTTCTCGTGAAGACCAGGGACCTGGATAGGACTATCAGGATGCTTACCCCTGATAGGCTGGACCCGGAGTTTACGCGTTACGATACTATATGGACAAACCCTGCGAGTGCTACTGTCAGGATAAAGAACCTGCCCCTTCAAAAGAAATTCAAAGACATGCTGCTCGAAAGATCCGAAACCTTACTGCCTGTTCAGGCTTTGTCGATTGAAGCCGGGCTTCTAGAAGGGAAAAATCAGTTTGTAGTCTCGGCGACAGCAACCGGAAAGACCCTTATAGGGGAGATGGCAGGAATCCAGAACCTTCTTGATAAAAAAGGAAAAATGCTTTATCTGGTTCCCCTGGTGGCACTTGCAAACCAGAAATACGACCAGTTCAGAGAGCGCTATTCGAAACTTGGGCTCACCACTTCAATAAAGATAGGGGCAAATCTCATAAAAACTTCCCAGCGCGTGAAAATGCATACAAGCCCGAGTGCGGATATAATCGTGGGGACTTACGAGGGTATAGACCATATGCTCAGGTCTGGAAATGCCGATTACCTGGGTAAGATCGGAACTGTGATTGTGGACGAAGTCCATACCCTCGAAGATCAGGAAAGGGGGCACAGGCTGGACGGGCTTATAGGAAGGCTGAGGTATGTGGCACCCGAAGCGCAGTTTATCTATCTCTCAGCAACCGTAGCAAATCCTGAGGGCTATGCAAAGAAGCTCGGAGCCAGGCTTGTCCGTTACGAGCACAGACCTGTCCCTATTGACCGGCATCTCTTATTCTGCCAGGAAAACGAGAAGGCAAAGCTAATTTCTCAGCTAGCGAAAGAAGAGTATTCGATGCTTTCTTCTAAAAAGCATAGGGGGCAGACAATTGTCTTTACAAACTCCCGCCGGAACTGCCACAAGCTCGCCGCCGCCCTTTCAATTCAGGCAGCTCCCTATCACGCCGGGCTTTCCCAGTACGAGAGAAAGAAAATTGAGACTCGCTTTGCAAAAGGAGAGCTTCCGGTAGTCGTGACTACAGCTGCCCTTGCGGCAGGTGTGGATTTTCCGGCTTCCCAGGTAATCTTTGAATCTCTGGCAATGGGAGTAGACTGGATTTCAGTCCAGGACTTCCTGCAGATGAGCGGAAGGGCAGGCAGGCCCGACTATCATGACCGCGGAATTGTCGTGCTTATGCCCGTGCCCGGAAAGTCCTACTCAGGCTCCCAGTCCGATACCGAAGAAGAGGTTGCAATCAAACTGCTTCAGGGCGAAATGCTCTCAGCAGGGGTACAGTACGGAGAAGCCGAGCAGCTTGAGGAAGTGCTTGCATCAGTTGCAGTCACTTCTTCGGTGCAGGATCTCAGGAAGATCCATAACATGATGTTTGGGAACTACGACCTGGAAAGATTAATCCAGCGCCTCCAGAATTATCGCTTTCTGGAAAGAAAAGGAAACCGGATAACGCTTACGCGTTTTGGAAAGATTGTTGCGACTCATTTCCTTTCGGTATCGAAAGCCTTCCTGATTCGGGATGCCGTGCTTGAAGAGAACAAACCCCTTCAGATTGTGACAAACCTTGAGTTTTTCGATGCAGCGTACTTCAAGTATGCAAACCAGATAGGAAGCTCTCTGCATGTTAATATGCCTTCAAGGGTCTTTCAGGGGGCTACCCTTGATATAATCTTTGACGGGGAATCCCTTTCCCAGCTTGATGTAAAAATCCGGGAGTTAATGTTGAGCTTTGCTTCGGACTTTTTAACCTGTGCCTGCAAAGATTCGCCTTACTGCGGCTGTGCAGAACAGAAGTTCTCGGAAAAAATTATCAAGTTGCGTACAGAAGCGCTTGAACCTGAACAGATTGTAAAGAGACTTGAAGAAAAATACGGAATTTCCGCATACCAGGGCGATGTTTTCGGGTATCTGGACAACGCAGTCCGTAATCTTGATGCTGTGGAACTTATAGCAAAGGTGCACTCCAAAAAGGGAGTGGCAGAAGAAGCAAAAAAGCTTAAAAAGAAAGTCCAAGGTTAA
- a CDS encoding HAD family hydrolase, which translates to MSVSLNPYNFTQINPASSQRSLSSHSSDLSFSPEPIEEIKLFLDMDGVLTDFTGACEKLSEDMMFWYSNDRELFWKKIASAGIEFWSEMPWMPGGRELHGFLRSSGYFPTILSALPGPERKKALTNAREGKIKWIRRELGPSYAENAILCYRPEKALQSGTARVLIDDNSENIREWEEAGGIGILHKNTSRTIRCFSKILEVEQRF; encoded by the coding sequence ATGTCTGTTTCTTTAAATCCGTACAATTTTACCCAGATCAATCCTGCAAGCTCTCAGCGATCTCTCTCAAGCCATTCGTCTGATCTCTCTTTTTCTCCCGAACCCATAGAAGAAATAAAACTCTTTCTTGACATGGATGGAGTCCTTACGGACTTCACAGGTGCCTGCGAAAAACTGAGTGAGGATATGATGTTCTGGTACAGCAATGATAGAGAATTATTCTGGAAAAAAATTGCATCGGCAGGGATTGAATTCTGGTCAGAGATGCCCTGGATGCCAGGAGGAAGAGAGCTGCATGGGTTTCTTAGAAGTTCGGGCTACTTTCCTACAATCCTTTCTGCGCTCCCAGGACCTGAGAGAAAAAAAGCCTTAACCAATGCGAGAGAAGGAAAAATCAAATGGATCAGGAGAGAACTTGGACCCTCTTATGCAGAAAATGCGATCCTCTGCTACCGCCCGGAAAAAGCCCTGCAGTCAGGGACTGCAAGGGTTCTTATTGATGATAATTCCGAAAACATCCGCGAGTGGGAAGAAGCAGGAGGTATTGGAATTCTGCATAAGAATACCAGCCGAACAATCAGGTGTTTCAGTAAGATTCTTGAGGTTGAGCAAAGGTTCTGA
- a CDS encoding LSM domain-containing protein: MFPNKKVQKIVGSKIQVEMKGDLNLLEGTLKSVDDYMNLHLEDTMEIVKGEKVRSLGSVVLRGNNIILITPVEE; the protein is encoded by the coding sequence TTGTTCCCAAATAAAAAAGTTCAGAAGATCGTTGGATCAAAGATCCAGGTAGAAATGAAAGGCGACCTTAATCTGCTTGAAGGCACTCTTAAGAGTGTGGATGACTACATGAACCTTCATCTCGAGGACACCATGGAGATCGTAAAAGGAGAAAAAGTCCGTTCCCTTGGTTCTGTAGTGCTTCGTGGTAATAACATCATACTGATTACTCCTGTCGAAGAATAA
- a CDS encoding response regulator: MKKAKILVVEDQNIVALNIRNKLKNLGYTVTGTASTGEEAIRKADLSNADLVLMDIMLKGEMDGIEAAREIKNKLKIPVLYLTAYTDDETLERAKTTEPAGYISKPFKEEDLHSNIEMALHKHRAEKKEAEKEAEKESENSTE; the protein is encoded by the coding sequence ATGAAAAAGGCAAAAATTCTGGTAGTCGAAGACCAGAATATCGTGGCTCTTAATATCAGAAACAAATTGAAAAACCTTGGATATACTGTGACGGGTACTGCGTCCACAGGAGAGGAAGCCATAAGAAAAGCCGATCTGTCGAATGCAGACCTTGTTCTTATGGATATCATGTTAAAAGGAGAAATGGATGGAATTGAGGCTGCCCGTGAAATTAAGAACAAGCTTAAAATTCCAGTGCTTTATCTTACCGCCTATACTGATGACGAGACTCTGGAGAGGGCAAAAACAACAGAACCTGCAGGATATATCTCAAAACCTTTTAAAGAAGAGGATTTGCACAGCAATATAGAGATGGCTCTTCACAAACACAGAGCTGAGAAAAAGGAAGCTGAGAAAGAGGCGGAAAAAGAAAGTGAGAATAGCACTGAGTAA
- a CDS encoding alkaline phosphatase family protein produces the protein MEILECSIIDIAPTIATLLKIPMVPPAGRPIRAVETYAQERGCKRAAVIIVVDSLGYSLYKHLSKLMIKLSELAEKGILFRCKSVASTTSPAIASIFTGYPPEMHNVYSTQDIYTERAKDSENPKLKSIMEWAYRAGMKASAVIEYEGAESFRGRIRDFYGVPDSEDILDYDLQITNYAVRALKEKPDILAVHLRALDRFSHRAESWEELKKAAKAVDENLGEIFRNAEKGTIFFICGDHAIHGGEKWLKNAEGEDIKNHRENIVALIVACKQEV, from the coding sequence ATGGAAATTTTAGAATGCAGCATAATTGATATTGCCCCTACGATCGCGACACTGCTCAAAATTCCTATGGTTCCGCCTGCAGGCAGACCAATTCGAGCAGTAGAAACCTACGCGCAGGAAAGAGGCTGCAAGCGAGCGGCAGTAATTATTGTGGTTGATAGTCTTGGGTATTCCCTTTACAAGCACCTTTCTAAATTAATGATAAAACTGAGTGAGCTTGCCGAAAAAGGAATCCTGTTCAGGTGCAAATCCGTTGCATCAACAACATCCCCTGCTATTGCATCAATCTTTACAGGATATCCACCAGAAATGCATAATGTCTACTCGACTCAAGATATCTATACCGAAAGAGCAAAAGACTCGGAAAATCCGAAACTGAAGAGTATCATGGAATGGGCTTACAGGGCAGGCATGAAAGCGTCAGCGGTCATCGAGTATGAAGGTGCAGAAAGTTTCAGGGGAAGAATAAGAGACTTTTATGGAGTTCCAGATTCCGAAGATATCCTGGATTATGACCTTCAGATAACGAATTATGCTGTGCGTGCTCTCAAAGAAAAGCCTGATATCCTGGCGGTTCACCTAAGGGCTCTTGATCGTTTTTCCCACAGGGCAGAAAGCTGGGAAGAACTGAAAAAGGCTGCAAAAGCCGTAGATGAAAACCTGGGCGAGATTTTCCGGAATGCAGAAAAAGGGACGATTTTCTTTATCTGCGGAGACCACGCAATCCACGGCGGAGAAAAATGGTTGAAGAATGCGGAAGGAGAAGATATCAAAAATCACAGGGAAAACATTGTAGCCCTTATTGTAGCCTGTAAGCAGGAAGTGTAA
- a CDS encoding DUF3467 domain-containing protein produces MTEDVEHKKNIENEASKKVKKNITIEFLKPDNFRQIYAIGAAGGHSPYDFRIGFYNDTPKMFGDASEPRVIERRVEAEIILSPVAALELSRWLTQHINEYESVFGPIARAIPRPKKDAAKPIDESTDIQGYI; encoded by the coding sequence ATGACTGAGGACGTAGAACACAAGAAAAATATTGAAAATGAAGCCTCAAAGAAGGTTAAAAAAAATATCACAATAGAATTTTTGAAACCTGATAACTTCAGGCAGATATATGCTATCGGAGCAGCAGGAGGGCACAGCCCCTACGATTTCAGGATCGGTTTTTACAACGACACTCCTAAAATGTTTGGGGATGCCTCAGAACCAAGGGTTATCGAGAGGCGTGTTGAGGCTGAGATTATACTCTCTCCTGTTGCTGCACTTGAGCTTTCAAGGTGGCTGACCCAGCATATAAACGAATATGAGTCCGTTTTCGGACCTATTGCAAGAGCAATCCCGAGACCAAAAAAAGATGCTGCAAAGCCTATTGACGAAAGTACGGATATTCAGGGTTATATCTGA
- a CDS encoding helix-turn-helix transcriptional regulator yields the protein MDLEEEAYNIIKSHKEGVFQNLIWKELNIDSRKCSRIIKKLLDKDLIVREVGVSNGARTYLLKAKEEVKEKYDLLLAGNLFSACTGCTGDCQPEYCGRLSEWIENLIQQEAERSEETGEINVDIEDE from the coding sequence ATGGATCTTGAAGAAGAAGCTTATAACATAATAAAAAGCCATAAAGAAGGCGTTTTCCAGAACCTTATCTGGAAAGAGCTGAACATCGATAGCAGAAAATGTTCCAGAATCATAAAAAAGCTTCTGGACAAAGACCTTATTGTACGAGAGGTTGGAGTTTCAAACGGTGCAAGAACATACCTGCTGAAAGCAAAAGAAGAGGTTAAAGAAAAATATGACCTCCTGCTTGCAGGAAATTTATTTTCGGCCTGTACAGGTTGCACCGGCGACTGTCAACCCGAATACTGCGGGAGACTCAGCGAATGGATTGAAAACCTCATTCAACAGGAAGCTGAGAGATCGGAAGAAACCGGCGAAATCAATGTCGATATCGAAGATGAATGA